A portion of the Paenibacillus hamazuiensis genome contains these proteins:
- a CDS encoding alpha/beta hydrolase family protein, with product MNTLAIRNGDILEKNELKCAAKDVLLYLVTYVSEGLKVKGYLVVPKEHVPCPGLVYCRGGIRRVGMVRKRRIISMARRGYVVFAPFYRGNEGGEGHEDFGGDDRYDVCHAIGLVQSLPEVTPGPVPLIGFSRGGLMALLAAKECDQAGPVVVWGGVSDLLETYEERVDLRRMLKRVVGHPRKQAEEYVSRSPVYWAEAIRVPVMIVHGTSDAQVNVRQAHKLAEALEKAGKDYTMELYDRLPHRFPREDDEQALNAVFAWITRKLMETGGTVQEPKTDVP from the coding sequence ATGAACACACTGGCCATACGGAATGGAGATATTTTGGAAAAAAACGAACTGAAATGCGCTGCGAAAGATGTTTTGCTTTATTTGGTCACGTATGTCAGCGAAGGTTTGAAAGTCAAAGGATACCTCGTCGTGCCGAAGGAACACGTTCCGTGCCCCGGATTGGTCTACTGCCGAGGCGGCATTCGCCGGGTCGGCATGGTGCGGAAGCGGCGGATCATTTCGATGGCGCGGCGAGGTTATGTGGTGTTTGCGCCTTTTTACCGCGGCAATGAAGGAGGGGAGGGACACGAAGATTTCGGCGGCGACGACAGGTACGATGTATGCCATGCGATCGGGCTTGTCCAATCGCTGCCGGAGGTCACTCCCGGTCCCGTACCGCTTATCGGTTTTTCCCGAGGCGGCCTGATGGCGCTTCTTGCGGCCAAGGAATGCGATCAGGCGGGGCCTGTCGTCGTTTGGGGCGGGGTCAGCGATTTGCTTGAGACGTACGAGGAGCGGGTCGATTTACGCCGCATGCTGAAAAGAGTGGTCGGCCATCCTCGCAAGCAGGCGGAGGAATACGTCAGCCGTTCCCCGGTATATTGGGCGGAGGCGATCCGCGTTCCGGTTATGATCGTGCACGGCACGAGCGACGCTCAAGTGAACGTCCGGCAGGCGCACAAGCTGGCGGAAGCTTTGGAGAAGGCGGGCAAAGACTATACGATGGAGCTGTATGACCGGCTGCCGCACCGTTTTCCGCGGGAGGACGACGAACAGGCGCTTAATGCGGTGTTTGCCTGGATTACCCGCAAGCTCATGGAAACGGGCGGCACCGTGCAAGAGCCAAAAACGGATGTACCGTGA
- a CDS encoding DUF1961 family protein: protein MTDAAKRELIYESPLASPADIADFRLEGQAAFTFPLGRLRMENLGDPKEGQKSNFVLWCPVEFPADISVEWDFWPIREPGLCILFFAAAGREGQDLFDPALAPRTGEYDLYHHGDINAFHVSYFRRRYPEERAFHTCNLRKSYGFHMVAQGADPIPPVADAAGPYRIRLDKLDGRVTFSVNGLTVFDWRDDGESFGPLLRGGKIGFRQMAPLMAEYANLRVYKLKK, encoded by the coding sequence ATGACAGATGCTGCCAAGCGCGAATTGATCTATGAAAGTCCGCTTGCATCGCCGGCGGACATTGCCGATTTTCGCCTGGAGGGGCAGGCTGCCTTTACATTTCCGCTTGGCCGCCTGCGCATGGAAAATCTGGGCGATCCGAAAGAGGGGCAAAAATCCAACTTCGTCTTATGGTGCCCGGTGGAGTTCCCCGCCGATATTTCGGTGGAGTGGGATTTTTGGCCGATACGCGAGCCGGGATTGTGCATTTTGTTTTTTGCCGCGGCGGGACGAGAAGGGCAGGACTTGTTCGATCCGGCGCTGGCCCCGAGGACCGGGGAGTACGATCTGTACCATCACGGCGACATCAATGCCTTTCACGTCTCTTACTTCCGCCGCCGGTACCCGGAAGAGAGAGCGTTCCACACGTGCAACTTGCGCAAAAGCTACGGCTTCCACATGGTCGCGCAGGGAGCGGATCCGATCCCTCCCGTCGCCGATGCGGCCGGCCCTTACCGGATCCGGCTCGACAAGCTGGACGGGCGCGTGACGTTTTCCGTAAACGGGCTAACCGTGTTCGACTGGCGGGACGACGGCGAAAGTTTCGGCCCGCTGCTCCGCGGCGGTAAAATCGGCTTCCGGCAAATGGCGCCGCTGATGGCGGAATATGCCAATCTTAGGGTGTATAAGCTTAAAAAATAA
- a CDS encoding ABC transporter ATP-binding protein, with protein sequence MSAIWVHGLSKSFTVKKKAAGLAASLKSLLRPELSERVAVAPIDFTVGQGETLAFLGPNGAGKSTTIKMLTGILHPSSGEAAVLGFRPWTDRRRLAFHIGSVFGQKSQLWYHLPPADSFELMSRIYELPRQDYCRRRDDLVERFGLGAYLQTPVRKLSLGERMRCEIAAALLHRPKIVFLDEPTIGLDVVVKQNIRKLILEMNREEGTTIFLTSHDAGDIEQLCKRAIVINHGQLILDQDVATMKRELLTHKTVRLQLAEKTAPPPLDGVEVTGGGETEADLRLSVDTSRIAIEAVLAHLVRHCRIRDVTIEDPSMEEIITHIYARNGEASG encoded by the coding sequence ATGTCAGCCATTTGGGTACATGGGTTAAGCAAATCGTTTACCGTGAAAAAGAAAGCGGCCGGACTGGCGGCCAGCCTGAAATCGCTGCTGCGGCCCGAGCTTTCCGAAAGGGTTGCCGTTGCGCCGATCGATTTTACCGTGGGGCAGGGGGAGACGCTGGCCTTTCTCGGCCCGAACGGGGCGGGCAAGTCGACGACGATCAAAATGCTGACCGGCATTTTGCATCCCTCCTCGGGCGAGGCGGCGGTGCTGGGCTTCAGGCCGTGGACCGACCGCCGCCGGCTGGCGTTTCATATCGGCTCCGTCTTCGGGCAAAAGTCGCAGCTGTGGTACCATCTGCCGCCGGCCGATTCGTTCGAGCTGATGAGCCGCATTTACGAGCTGCCCCGGCAGGACTATTGCCGGCGCCGCGACGATTTGGTGGAGCGGTTCGGCCTCGGCGCTTATTTGCAGACGCCGGTCCGCAAGCTGTCGCTCGGCGAACGGATGCGCTGCGAAATCGCCGCCGCCCTGCTGCACCGGCCGAAAATCGTCTTTCTCGACGAGCCGACGATCGGGCTCGATGTCGTCGTCAAGCAAAATATACGCAAGCTGATTTTAGAGATGAACCGCGAGGAAGGAACGACGATTTTCCTGACGTCGCACGACGCCGGCGACATCGAGCAGCTGTGCAAGCGGGCGATCGTGATCAACCACGGCCAGCTGATTCTGGATCAGGACGTCGCAACGATGAAGCGGGAGCTGCTGACGCACAAGACGGTCAGGCTGCAGCTGGCGGAGAAGACGGCGCCGCCTCCGCTGGACGGCGTCGAGGTGACGGGCGGCGGGGAAACGGAAGCCGACCTGCGGTTGTCCGTCGATACGTCGCGCATCGCCATCGAGGCGGTGCTCGCCCACCTGGTGCGGCACTGCCGCATCCGGGACGTGACGATCGAAGACCCGTCGATGGAGGAGATCATCACTCACATCTATGCCCGGAACGGGGAGGCGAGCGGCTGA
- a CDS encoding ABC transporter permease, which translates to MSTAVNLLRFVWTCWKLNLAGAMEFRVSFLLTAGMMMVNNTVWIFFWAVYFSRFPVVNGWDLRDVMMMWAVSAGGFGLAATLFGNAFRIASLVAGGQLDIYLSQPKPVLLSILVSRMSVSAIGDFLFAVILFILFGELTVTGAAYFVLALLIAMLIFIFFLVITHTLAFYIGNAEGIGQQMFNALLAFSTYPTNIFRGFGKLVLFTVIPAGFISYLPIGLIKRVELPFVLGAVGMALGLTVLGSWIFYRGLRRYSSGNMIGLRM; encoded by the coding sequence ATGTCAACGGCGGTTAATTTGCTTCGGTTCGTCTGGACGTGCTGGAAGCTGAATTTGGCCGGCGCGATGGAGTTTCGCGTCAGCTTCCTGTTAACGGCGGGAATGATGATGGTCAACAATACGGTATGGATTTTTTTCTGGGCGGTCTACTTCAGCCGCTTTCCGGTCGTGAACGGATGGGATCTGCGCGACGTCATGATGATGTGGGCGGTCAGCGCCGGCGGCTTCGGCCTTGCCGCGACGCTGTTCGGCAACGCCTTCCGGATCGCGAGCCTGGTTGCGGGCGGCCAGCTCGATATCTATTTGTCCCAGCCGAAGCCGGTGCTCCTGTCCATATTGGTCAGCCGCATGTCCGTATCGGCGATCGGCGACTTTTTGTTCGCGGTTATTTTGTTTATCCTGTTCGGCGAATTGACGGTCACCGGCGCGGCGTATTTCGTTTTGGCGCTGCTCATCGCGATGCTGATTTTTATTTTTTTCCTGGTCATCACGCATACGCTGGCTTTCTATATCGGCAATGCGGAGGGGATCGGGCAGCAAATGTTCAACGCGCTGCTTGCGTTTTCCACGTACCCGACCAACATTTTCCGCGGTTTCGGCAAGCTGGTGCTGTTCACGGTCATTCCGGCCGGCTTCATCAGCTATTTGCCGATCGGCCTGATCAAGCGGGTGGAGCTGCCTTTCGTGCTCGGCGCTGTCGGGATGGCACTCGGGCTAACGGTGCTCGGCAGCTGGATTTTTTACCGGGGGCTGCGGCGGTACAGCTCGGGCAACATGATCGGGCTTCGGATGTAG
- a CDS encoding response regulator transcription factor, producing the protein MAQPTILLVDDEKEIIDLLEIYLKNEGYRLLRAGNGLEALGVLQKEEVDLIILDIMMPHMDGIQACMKIREQKNMPIIMLSAKSQDMDKILGLSSGADDYVTKPFNPLELVARIKSQLRRYTRLNVPHVSKAHEIEVDDLIINTATHEVKVDGCEVKLTPREFAILELLARHRGMVWSIEKIYETVWGETFFEADNTVMVHIRKIREKIEENPRKPKYIKTVWGVGYKVD; encoded by the coding sequence ATGGCACAGCCTACGATCCTTTTGGTCGACGACGAGAAGGAAATTATAGATCTGCTTGAAATTTATTTGAAAAACGAAGGCTACCGGCTGCTGCGCGCAGGAAACGGACTGGAAGCGCTCGGCGTGCTGCAGAAGGAAGAGGTCGACCTGATCATCCTCGATATCATGATGCCGCATATGGACGGCATTCAAGCCTGCATGAAAATCCGCGAGCAGAAAAACATGCCGATCATCATGCTGTCCGCCAAAAGCCAGGATATGGACAAAATCCTCGGACTCAGCTCGGGAGCCGACGATTACGTGACGAAGCCGTTTAATCCGCTGGAGCTCGTGGCCCGCATCAAATCGCAGCTGCGCCGCTATACGCGGCTGAACGTCCCGCACGTGAGCAAGGCTCACGAGATCGAGGTGGACGATCTGATCATCAACACCGCCACTCACGAGGTCAAGGTGGACGGCTGCGAAGTGAAGCTGACACCGCGCGAATTTGCCATCCTGGAGCTGCTTGCCCGCCATCGCGGCATGGTGTGGAGCATCGAAAAAATATACGAAACCGTCTGGGGCGAAACGTTCTTCGAAGCGGACAACACCGTGATGGTGCATATCCGCAAAATCCGCGAAAAAATCGAGGAAAACCCGCGCAAGCCGAAATATATCAAGACGGTATGGGGGGTCGGCTACAAAGTTGATTAG
- a CDS encoding sporulation protein YjcZ, which yields MGAIGGFSCAGIGFTSIGVILVLFILLVIVTTAFVI from the coding sequence ATGGGTGCAATAGGTGGTTTCAGCTGTGCCGGTATTGGCTTCACTTCGATCGGGGTTATCCTGGTTCTGTTCATCCTCCTGGTCATCGTTACCACGGCATTCGTTATCTAA
- a CDS encoding Gfo/Idh/MocA family protein: MSNQVKVAVIGCGGIANGKHLPSLSKLPHVEIVAFCDIVPEKAREAAETYGAPDAKVYADYRELLKDGGFEVVHVCTPNDSHAEITIAALEAGNHVMCEKPMAKTAADARAMVEAAKRTGKKLTIGYNNRFRPDSQYLKKVCENGDLGEIYYAKAHAIRRRAVPTWGVFLDEEKQGGGPLIDIGTHALDLTLWMMDNYEPKMVLGTAYHKLSQRENAANAWGPWDPAQFTVEDSAFGMIVMKNGATIMLESSWALNTLQTGEAKCTLCGTEGGADMQDGLRINGENHSRLYMNQIQLDAKGVDFYDGKQEKAQDVEIRLWIDAVINDTQPVVTPEQACVVSEILEAIYESAKTGKAIHFE; the protein is encoded by the coding sequence ATGTCAAACCAAGTCAAGGTCGCCGTGATCGGCTGCGGCGGCATCGCAAACGGCAAACATTTGCCCAGCTTGTCCAAGCTGCCCCATGTAGAGATCGTCGCTTTTTGCGACATCGTGCCTGAGAAAGCCCGCGAGGCGGCGGAAACGTACGGTGCGCCGGATGCCAAAGTATACGCGGATTACCGCGAGCTGCTGAAGGACGGCGGCTTCGAAGTCGTGCACGTGTGCACGCCGAACGATTCGCATGCGGAGATTACGATCGCCGCGCTGGAGGCAGGCAACCACGTGATGTGCGAGAAGCCGATGGCCAAGACGGCGGCAGACGCCCGCGCCATGGTCGAAGCCGCCAAACGCACAGGCAAGAAGCTGACCATCGGCTACAACAACCGTTTCCGCCCGGACAGCCAATATTTGAAAAAGGTATGCGAAAACGGCGATTTGGGCGAAATCTATTATGCCAAAGCCCATGCGATCCGCCGCCGCGCCGTGCCGACTTGGGGCGTTTTCCTCGACGAAGAGAAGCAGGGCGGGGGGCCGCTCATCGATATCGGGACGCACGCGCTCGATTTGACCCTTTGGATGATGGACAACTACGAGCCGAAAATGGTTTTGGGCACGGCCTACCACAAGCTGTCCCAAAGGGAAAATGCGGCGAACGCTTGGGGACCGTGGGATCCGGCCCAATTTACCGTCGAGGACTCCGCATTCGGCATGATAGTCATGAAAAACGGCGCAACGATCATGCTTGAATCGAGCTGGGCGCTGAACACGCTGCAGACCGGCGAAGCGAAATGCACGTTGTGCGGCACGGAAGGTGGCGCCGACATGCAGGACGGCTTAAGGATCAACGGGGAAAACCACAGCCGGCTGTATATGAATCAAATCCAGCTTGACGCCAAAGGCGTCGATTTCTACGACGGCAAGCAGGAAAAAGCGCAGGATGTGGAAATCCGCTTGTGGATCGACGCGGTAATCAACGATACTCAGCCTGTCGTCACGCCGGAGCAAGCCTGCGTCGTATCGGAAATTTTGGAAGCGATCTACGAATCGGCAAAAACCGGAAAAGCGATCCATTTCGAATAA
- a CDS encoding YkuS family protein: MKVAVENSLSHLKEALQNSGCEIVSMDNLANADCCVISGQDKNMMGMAETATKASVINADGLTDDEVVQQVKQRANRVH; this comes from the coding sequence ATGAAAGTAGCGGTGGAAAACAGCCTGAGCCACTTGAAGGAGGCGCTGCAAAACAGCGGCTGCGAGATCGTCTCCATGGACAACTTGGCGAATGCCGATTGCTGCGTCATTTCCGGTCAGGACAAAAACATGATGGGCATGGCGGAAACGGCAACGAAGGCGTCCGTCATCAACGCCGACGGCTTGACCGACGACGAGGTCGTGCAGCAGGTCAAGCAGAGAGCGAATCGGGTGCACTGA
- a CDS encoding sensor histidine kinase, protein MIRRDKHEHALVPQPVRKARFPWTWFPFSLLKKLYELVKKLYSILRSNVEKSIRFQLVLTFAFCLLASMLFYAISSSFFGEMNREAVIDYSSGIHRIDGEAQRLVRMLEPDPDAKRRVSPPVPTPAPPSVPAPGGSSAAEARPGASSVQSGAAANAPQTWPLAVVKTDDPQSDDDEDDLREERVQDHIRNMVNDYNYKVVLTDLEGKVIYRTENAAEITVDIHKVIKNAMDTRVNEMDNRKEFSSFYPVTYHGQKSYLIVSGIPEPNISYRRGESPLSLLTSIAFFILLFYYLTQRKMRYIEDLASGMRIIATGNLDYRMVQRSKDELGSLANDMNVMVEELQRKIEEERRAERTKNELITNVSHDLRTPLTLIIGYLRLLHDKKYENEEQASSYLSIAVQKSEKLKVLIEDLFQFTKLSNQDIPMHIESVSLNEMLEQLLEEYVSIAEDQQLQIVRHLPQERLLVRMDVDQMIRVFENLLTNAVKYSLKPGTIKVLMTREKRDVLVRVTNRTEHMPQEDLARLFDRFYRVDDSRSSETGGSGLGLAIAKTIVDAHGGQIWAETEGDEIHFYVKMKLVEPLA, encoded by the coding sequence TTGATTAGACGCGATAAACATGAACATGCGCTTGTTCCGCAGCCGGTCCGCAAAGCCCGTTTTCCGTGGACCTGGTTTCCTTTTTCCCTGCTGAAAAAGCTGTACGAGCTGGTGAAAAAATTATATTCGATCCTTCGCTCCAACGTGGAGAAAAGCATCCGGTTTCAGCTCGTGCTTACGTTCGCCTTCTGCCTGCTCGCTTCGATGCTGTTTTACGCCATCAGCTCGTCGTTCTTCGGCGAGATGAACCGCGAGGCGGTGATCGATTATTCGTCCGGGATCCACCGGATCGATGGCGAAGCACAGCGGCTTGTCCGGATGCTCGAACCGGATCCGGATGCCAAACGCCGCGTTTCTCCGCCCGTTCCGACGCCTGCTCCGCCGTCTGTACCCGCGCCTGGCGGCAGCAGTGCAGCCGAAGCGCGTCCCGGGGCATCCTCCGTGCAATCGGGCGCCGCTGCAAATGCCCCTCAGACGTGGCCTTTGGCGGTTGTCAAGACGGACGATCCCCAGAGCGACGACGATGAGGACGATCTGCGCGAGGAGCGGGTGCAGGATCACATCCGCAACATGGTGAACGATTACAACTATAAGGTGGTGCTGACCGATCTGGAAGGCAAAGTTATTTACCGTACGGAAAATGCCGCCGAAATCACGGTGGACATTCACAAGGTTATCAAAAACGCCATGGATACGCGCGTTAACGAAATGGACAACCGCAAGGAATTTTCCAGCTTTTATCCCGTTACCTACCATGGGCAAAAATCTTACCTGATCGTCTCCGGCATTCCGGAGCCGAACATTTCGTACCGCCGTGGAGAAAGTCCGCTGTCCTTGCTGACATCCATCGCGTTTTTCATTCTGTTGTTCTATTATTTGACGCAGCGCAAAATGCGGTACATTGAAGATTTGGCGTCGGGCATGCGGATTATTGCGACCGGCAACCTCGACTACCGCATGGTGCAGCGGTCCAAGGACGAGCTCGGATCGCTGGCGAACGACATGAACGTCATGGTGGAGGAGCTGCAGCGGAAAATCGAAGAGGAGCGCCGCGCCGAACGGACCAAAAACGAGCTGATTACGAACGTTTCCCACGACCTGCGGACGCCGCTTACGCTCATCATCGGTTATTTGCGGCTGCTCCACGATAAGAAATACGAAAACGAAGAACAGGCCTCCAGCTATTTGTCGATCGCCGTGCAAAAATCGGAAAAGCTGAAGGTGCTGATCGAAGATTTGTTCCAGTTTACGAAGCTGTCCAACCAGGACATTCCGATGCATATCGAAAGCGTGTCGTTGAACGAAATGCTCGAGCAGCTGCTCGAAGAATACGTATCGATCGCCGAGGACCAGCAGCTGCAAATTGTGCGCCATCTTCCGCAGGAGCGCCTCCTCGTCCGAATGGATGTCGATCAAATGATCCGCGTGTTCGAGAATTTGCTGACGAACGCCGTTAAATACTCGCTCAAACCCGGGACGATCAAGGTGCTGATGACCCGGGAAAAACGCGACGTCCTCGTGCGCGTTACGAACCGCACGGAACATATGCCGCAGGAAGATCTGGCCCGGCTGTTCGACCGGTTTTACCGCGTGGACGACTCACGTTCCTCGGAGACCGGCGGCTCCGGACTCGGCCTTGCGATCGCCAAAACGATCGTCGATGCGCACGGCGGACAGATTTGGGCGGAAACCGAAGGCGACGAGATCCATTTTTACGTCAAAATGAAGCTGGTTGAGCCACTTGCGTAA
- a CDS encoding ABC transporter permease — MRMLGKAVKYAAIGHLSLRNQFAYVYDFLTRSIFLIIIMYIFIQLWRVTFQGEGTALIEGYSYEQIIWYIIFAEAITMATPSLATRIEDEVKGGDVGYKLARPASYIAMHYVTFAGEFAVRLLVNLAVGSALGIAAFGLPHFGWGWAGFFAAVAGAMTVQFLLGMIIALCAFWVEETRGIEFVYNKLLFTIGGMLMPLDLMPEALQKVCAWLPFRAVLYFPSKTAVRFDGAALLEMIWVQLLWIAALLAAVLLIYRRGVTKLHVNGG, encoded by the coding sequence ATGCGGATGCTGGGAAAGGCCGTCAAATACGCGGCCATCGGACATTTATCTTTGCGCAACCAGTTTGCGTACGTGTACGACTTTTTGACGCGCTCCATTTTCCTGATCATCATCATGTACATTTTCATTCAGCTGTGGCGGGTGACGTTCCAGGGCGAAGGAACCGCACTGATCGAAGGCTACAGCTATGAGCAAATCATTTGGTATATCATCTTCGCCGAGGCGATCACGATGGCCACTCCCAGCCTCGCGACGCGTATCGAAGATGAGGTGAAAGGCGGCGACGTCGGCTACAAGCTGGCGCGTCCGGCCAGCTATATCGCGATGCACTACGTGACCTTTGCCGGCGAGTTTGCCGTCCGGCTGCTCGTCAACCTGGCCGTAGGCAGCGCGCTCGGTATCGCCGCGTTCGGGCTGCCGCATTTCGGCTGGGGCTGGGCCGGCTTCTTCGCCGCCGTGGCCGGGGCGATGACCGTGCAGTTTCTGCTCGGCATGATCATTGCGCTGTGCGCCTTTTGGGTGGAGGAGACGCGCGGCATCGAATTCGTATACAACAAGCTGCTGTTCACGATCGGAGGCATGCTGATGCCGCTCGATCTGATGCCGGAAGCGCTGCAGAAAGTATGCGCCTGGCTGCCGTTTCGCGCGGTGCTGTATTTTCCGTCGAAGACGGCGGTCCGGTTCGACGGTGCGGCGCTGCTGGAGATGATCTGGGTGCAGCTGCTTTGGATTGCGGCGCTTCTTGCGGCCGTTTTGCTCATTTACCGGAGAGGGGTGACGAAGCTGCATGTCAACGGCGGTTAA
- a CDS encoding SDR family NAD(P)-dependent oxidoreductase, translating into MKLEGSIVVITGASSGIGALAAELLARRGAVPILMARSAAKLQDIAGRIEGRCEWHVLDVTDAAEVDRVMREVVARHGRIDILINNAGYGVFDRFVDAPLEEFASMMDVNYMGTVRCTKAVLPHMLKAGRGHILNVASMAGKIGSAKSSGYSATKHAVLGLTNCLRQELVGTGVSISAINPGPVDTPFFDKADPSGTYVNNIKWFMLKPEEVARRAVDAIERNVPEVNIPFMASFGVKLYQLFPRLFDGIAYRLLNKK; encoded by the coding sequence ATGAAACTGGAGGGAAGCATCGTCGTCATCACGGGCGCGTCGAGTGGAATCGGCGCGCTGGCGGCCGAACTTCTTGCGAGGCGCGGGGCGGTCCCGATCTTGATGGCCCGGTCGGCTGCAAAGCTGCAGGACATAGCGGGCCGGATCGAAGGGCGGTGCGAATGGCACGTGCTCGATGTGACGGATGCCGCCGAGGTGGACCGCGTGATGCGGGAAGTCGTCGCGAGACACGGCCGCATCGACATTTTAATCAACAACGCCGGTTACGGGGTGTTCGACCGCTTCGTAGATGCGCCTCTGGAAGAGTTCGCGAGCATGATGGACGTCAATTACATGGGAACGGTGCGCTGCACGAAAGCGGTGCTTCCGCATATGCTGAAGGCGGGCCGCGGGCATATCCTCAATGTGGCCTCCATGGCGGGCAAGATCGGATCGGCGAAGTCTTCCGGCTATTCCGCCACCAAGCATGCGGTGCTGGGACTCACGAATTGCCTGCGCCAGGAGCTCGTCGGCACGGGAGTATCGATTTCCGCGATCAATCCGGGACCTGTGGATACGCCTTTCTTCGACAAGGCGGACCCGTCGGGAACGTACGTTAACAATATCAAGTGGTTTATGCTGAAGCCGGAAGAGGTAGCGCGACGTGCGGTGGACGCGATCGAGCGAAATGTGCCGGAAGTGAACATCCCGTTCATGGCGAGCTTCGGCGTCAAGCTGTATCAGCTGTTTCCGCGGCTTTTCGACGGCATCGCGTACCGGCTGCTGAACAAGAAATGA
- a CDS encoding DUF2573 family protein, whose amino-acid sequence MKNELEQPFEALVEKFAELLVGDTSPEMIEKIKIWSVYNHIHKSMPALASHWNQSHPEARAEMRRLFEEIRDLNQEHKARSKNEQPAQP is encoded by the coding sequence ATGAAAAATGAGCTGGAACAACCGTTCGAAGCGCTTGTGGAAAAGTTCGCCGAGCTTCTCGTCGGCGATACGTCTCCGGAGATGATCGAGAAAATAAAAATATGGTCCGTTTACAACCACATCCATAAATCGATGCCGGCTCTCGCGAGCCATTGGAATCAAAGCCACCCCGAAGCAAGGGCGGAAATGCGCCGACTTTTCGAGGAAATCCGCGATTTGAATCAGGAGCACAAAGCCCGCTCCAAAAACGAACAACCCGCGCAGCCTTAA
- a CDS encoding chemotaxis protein CheX has product MRAEYINPFLESARIVIEQVANVRPAAGELGVKDVKYVEKYIWIQIGITGQMQGDIVFGLHEEVALKMVSAMMGGFVITEMDEMSKSAISELGNMISGNASTMLFNQGVRVDITPPKVMHSASSAGFAPKKALTIPLIMDGIGELDIQVLIA; this is encoded by the coding sequence ATGAGAGCGGAATACATCAACCCGTTTTTGGAATCGGCGAGAATTGTCATTGAACAAGTGGCTAACGTGCGGCCTGCCGCCGGGGAGCTCGGGGTTAAAGACGTGAAATACGTCGAAAAATACATATGGATTCAGATCGGGATTACCGGCCAAATGCAAGGGGATATCGTGTTCGGCCTTCACGAGGAGGTTGCCCTTAAAATGGTATCCGCGATGATGGGCGGATTTGTCATTACCGAAATGGACGAGATGAGCAAAAGCGCGATATCCGAGCTGGGCAACATGATCAGCGGCAACGCCAGCACCATGCTGTTCAACCAAGGGGTGCGCGTCGATATTACGCCGCCCAAAGTCATGCATTCCGCAAGCTCGGCCGGCTTCGCGCCGAAGAAGGCTCTGACGATCCCGCTCATTATGGACGGCATCGGCGAGTTGGATATACAGGTGCTCATTGCTTGA
- a CDS encoding TIGR01457 family HAD-type hydrolase: MAYGFLLDLDGTLYNGDRPIPYAAEFMGWLNAQRHPYLLVTNNSSRTPAQVAEHLRGLGIEVPASAILTSSIAAALYLKDQAKGSRVYAIGEQGLKQALADSGFELTDERPDYVVQGIDRDFTYAKLAAAVRHIRSGAGFVMTNPDLLLPWNGELTPGAGAIGAAIQASSQAEPVVIGKPSPIIMNYAVRQLGLPAERIWAVGDNLRTDIRGGAAAGCRTALVLTGLATKDNAESQIAAAGIRPDVICDDLQSLRRMLELSVN, encoded by the coding sequence ATGGCTTACGGTTTTTTGCTCGATTTGGACGGAACATTGTATAACGGTGATCGGCCGATTCCTTATGCAGCGGAATTTATGGGATGGCTTAACGCGCAGCGCCATCCTTACCTGCTGGTGACGAACAATTCGTCCCGCACCCCCGCACAGGTCGCCGAACATCTGCGCGGCCTCGGGATCGAGGTACCCGCTTCGGCCATCTTGACCTCTTCCATCGCCGCCGCCCTTTACCTAAAAGATCAGGCGAAGGGCAGCCGCGTATACGCGATCGGCGAGCAAGGGCTGAAGCAGGCGCTGGCGGACAGCGGCTTCGAGCTGACGGACGAGCGTCCCGACTACGTCGTCCAGGGGATCGACCGCGACTTTACTTACGCGAAGCTGGCTGCCGCCGTTCGCCACATTCGCAGCGGCGCCGGATTCGTAATGACGAATCCGGACCTTCTGCTGCCGTGGAACGGCGAGCTTACGCCCGGAGCCGGCGCCATCGGCGCCGCCATTCAGGCGTCCAGCCAGGCGGAGCCCGTCGTGATCGGCAAACCGTCGCCGATCATTATGAATTACGCCGTACGGCAGCTTGGCCTGCCGGCGGAGCGCATTTGGGCGGTCGGCGACAATCTGCGCACCGATATTCGCGGCGGAGCCGCCGCAGGCTGCCGGACCGCGCTTGTGCTGACGGGGCTGGCGACCAAGGACAACGCGGAAAGCCAAATAGCCGCCGCCGGCATCCGCCCGGACGTTATTTGCGACGATCTGCAATCGCTTAGGCGAATGCTGGAATTGTCCGTGAATTAG